ATGACTATTGTTAATAAAGATGATATCATTGTTAAAGGCATTAAAAGAAATGACTTGTATATTTTAGAAGGTTCTACTATAATTGCACAAGCTTTAGTTGCTAGCTCTAATTTGCATTCATCTACTAGAATATGGCATATGAGGTTAGGACATGTAAGTGAAAGAGGCTTAATTGAGTTATCAAAACATAATTTGCTTAATGGtgacaaaattgaaattttgaaattttgtgatCATTGTATTTTAGGAAAATCTAAGAGGGGCAGTTTTGGTGTTGGCCAACACAACACCTCTAGACCTTTTGAATATACTCATTCTGATTTATGGGGTCCTTCAAGGACAAAGACTCATGCTGGTTGTTCTTATTTCTTAACCAtcattgatgattattctaggaaAGTATAGATCTatgtcattaaaataaaaataaaaaatacacttttatgaaatttaaagaatGGCATATGCAAATTGGAAATCAAAAGGAATCTAAGCTGAAATATTTAAGAACTGACAACCTGGAGTATCTTTTAGAGCAGTTTAATAAGTATTGCAGGGACTTAGAAATTCAAAGATATAGAACAGTTGCAAGAACCCCTTAACAAAATGGCATTGCTGAAAGGATGAACAAAACAATCTTAGAAATGGTCAGTTGTATGGTCTTGAGTGTAGGGCTGCCTCAAACATTATGGGTAGAAGTTGCAGTTACAACAATGTATTTAAACAATAGATGCCATTCATCAGCTGTTGGATTTAAGACACCAATTGAGATGTGGAATGACAAACTAACTGACTACTCAAATCGGAAGGTATTTGGTTCCTTAGCATTTGCTCAAACAAGGCAAGTAAAATAGGATCCTAGAGCAATCAAATGTGTTTTCATTGGATATCTTACAGGAATAAAAGGTTACAAGTTGTGGAGAATTGACCAAGGTGTGCCTAAATGCATCATATCAATAGATGTAGTGTTTGATGAAACAAGAATGCCCATGATTACcaaagagcattctattttttaGTTATGCAGAAAAGGAGAATATTCTCCATTTCAGTGATGcaaaaacgaagaacattctccatttaaCAGTGCTTCAAACAACAATGATGAGAGTGTTTAGATTGAGGTGGAGCCACCTGAAGATCAAGAGATTAATCACAAAGACATAACTGATACATCACTTGATGATAATGTTGCAACAGAACCAGATTTGGTCAATTACAACTTGGTAAGGGATAAAGAAAGAATGATTATCAAGCCTCTAATCAGATATGGTGAAGCAGATTTAATTTGTTATGCTTTAAGTGTTGCTGAAGATCTTCAAAGAGATGAACCAAACAACTACATGGAAGCCATTAATAGTGAAGACAAAGAAGCTTGGATGACAGCTATGAATGAAGAGATGTGATCATTAGAAATGTATCAAACATGGATTTTTGTTGATATTTCTAAGTGTCAAAGGGTAATATGATCAAAATGGGTGTTCAAGAGAAAGGAAAACAATCAAGGTAAAGATAAGATAAGGTTCAAAGCAAGATGAGTTGCAAAGGGATTTTCTCAGCTTGTAGGAATTGATTTCAATGAAGTATTTGCACCTGTTGTAAAATATTGTTCAATCAAAATTATGCTTTCAATTGTAACTCAACTACAAGACTTGGAATTAGAGCAGTTGGATGTCAAAACAACATTTCTAAATGGTGATCTGAAAGAAACCATTTATATGTAGCAATCTGAAGAATTTGCTAAAAGTATTAACAAGGTTTGTCTTCTTAAAAAGTCATTGTATAGCCTAAAGCAAAGTCCTAGACAATGGTACATGAAGTTTGATGATTTAATGATAAGAACTGGTTTCCAAAGATATAATTTTAACAACTGCGTTTACATTTTGAAAGAGGAaagtcaagaacattctccaactCAAAAACATTCTCCAGTTTTTCAGGAaagtcaagaatgttctccaactTACCTATTACTCTATGTGGATGATATTCTTCTTGCAAGCTTAAGTAAAGATCAGATTAAAAGGCTCATAGTTGATCTTAGAAATGAGCTTGAGATGAAAGAACATGGACAGACAAAGAGGATCTTAAGAATGGAATATAAAAAGAAACAGAATGGGAGGGAACTATTTCTTTCTCAAGCTACCTACTTGAAGAAAGTTGTCACTACATACATAATGCATGAGACAAGACAAGTTACTCCTCATTTGGGACATAATTACAAATTGTTTATGCAAGACTCACCTAAGACTGATGAGGAAAGACAAAGAATGAGTATCATTCCTTATGCTAGTGGAGTTGGCATCATAATGTATGGAATGATCTCTAGCAGGCCAAATTTGGCTTATGCTGTGAATGTTGTCAGTAGATTTATGACTGATCTAGGAGCATTGCATTGGTCAACACTCAAGTGGATTATGAGGTACTTAAATGGCTCACTAACAACaagtttaaaattcaaaaagacTCATCATGACAAGGAATCAATCAAAGGATATGTGGACTCGGCTTATGCTGGAAACATGGACActagaaaattaatttatggtTATGTTTTCACTCTATATGAGActgttgtaattaaatttaaaaaagattaatattaggtaatgtttgttttgagactttaatattaaatttagaaaagattaatattaaaatttgagacTTTTTTATTAGGTAATGTTTGTTTTGTTAGGccttttgattaaataaaagatttattttttataaagatttaAGTGGTTGATTTAGTGATCTCATCTTTAGATCGGCCGTAAATCGACCGTGTGCTGAGATACAATATTGAATTTGGAAtaaagtaattatatattataatatttaatagtcAAGAACAATTATCAGAATTATTAAACACatatcttttaaattaattgatatagatatttaatcttttattgatggaaatcaatttgattttatttgactAAATAAAGGGTTCGTAATGATTACAATATTAAATGAAAGaaatttaaatagaaaatattcagcaatatattattagtataaatgTGTAATTTTCCACTCTCTCTTTAAATGcaacataatattttaaatatttaaattgaatgtCATGGGCAATAACTCTCATTCCTTCTCAATTCTCATGCATTCCATCTAACAAAACAGGCCTTAAGGGtaaatttgaaaaacaaaatatctatCTATAGGTTTGTTTTAGGGTAAGTGGGATATTTGTCACTCAATTAGAGTGTTTAATCTAAACTAATTTATACCAGTAGAAACTATTGCATTTATACTATTTAATAAATCATTACAATTATTGTGTTCCTTTTTTTTCCACCCTTTAATTTTCCCACTTACAACTccgatataataatataatacatattaattaatattttaataaaaatatattgatatatatataatttatacatataatatattaaacataattttatggCAAGTATTATTAatctaactaaaataaaaacactaaaataaCTAAACATATATACTttgtctaaaataaattataaataaaataaaattatattatatatattaaaaaatgtagttgATCACATATTTAATATATGCAATCCAAACAATCGGAAGAAGTACATTTATGAcactcattaaaaaaaaaatagaaatattgaatttgaaaattgttttttcgaattcttgaatatttaaaatatttgtgctTTTTCGtgcaaaatttttaaatttgaatttcttAACAAATGTCATATGGTACTTATTaagaaaaccaaaaataaaaaaaaaataaaaaacttttgaatgaaaaatataaatttttacaatttcaaaatatcaaaGTAACAATTTTCAAGATTTGtttttacattaaattcataaaatatatttttaaagcaTTTATCAACATTTCCCTTTTTCACTCTACACCAAACATGCCTTATTTAATCGATGCTTTTATTCTGTTTGGAAACTTACCTATAGGTTGGGGAATCTCACGCAGATTTTGGAGAGCTATTAATCACACATTACTGTAAAATTAAGGGTCCCTATCTATGGTGGACCAAACAAAGTTTCATAGATGGACCACTATTATTATTACTCTCTCTCTTATAACATGCGTCtcgtttaaaataaatacaaatgaaaaataCTGAAAATAAATGAAGAGAGTAGTCATATGTTAACActtctttttttaatctaaaatccCTTTAGTTCCAATTATAAGAAGAGAAATACAAAAATCAATACCAATAaaattctttattattattattatttgaatatttttataaatatatctctcataaaaaagtttgaaatattaaatacatttactaataaaagataaatgttaaatgagtataaaaaaatcaataaatgtttttttaaaaatcaagtaCCTAGGGGCATTGAATTTTCAATAGAAagaaattttattacaaatattatGATTAAATCTAGAGTCATCAATTAAACTTTATAATCTAAATCACTTCATAAAAAATCTCTAAAGTTCCTTATTATTAAGTCCTCAATTAAAATGATTCTTTAAATTCTAATCcattatttcatttttgtctGTGGCCTAAGTGAGAGAATTTATTGGATCAATGTTTtgttaattgatatttttgacttgaaaattttttaaaatttctttttttaataaaaatctaaatctattttttggagaaaattgaaaaaaataaataaattattttttctcgaGAAGTCgtgaaaaaaatttctttttctcaaataaaaaattataaattattttttattgacaaaaatcaaaacctttttattagaaaattttgacaaaaaaaatttatttcttaataaaaaaaattatcatatatctttttaaaaaaatcaaaagaaaaatttaaaaattagatttataGACCCAGCTTAATCCATAAAATTTTTAAAGACCTTTTAGCCTTTGAAACTTCTTTTTTAAAAgcatttttaactataaaatatttttatcttataatatattGATCGACGTTAATAACTAATCTCCTTGTGAAATTgacatttatataaataatctaACAGAAGACACTCTATAAAAGATTAGTAGTACAACTCCAATAGAATGAATAACTTTTTCAATACACATGAAACTTATTATTTCTACTTTAGAATATTACATCACAACAATTTTGAAGTAATAAAGATAGAAATCTTTTACTTGTTCTCCAGGAAGCATtgtatgaaatatatttttctgaaatgaaatataattaagtgtatttaaaaagttgataagttttatcttaaattttagtgaaatacatcaaattttctTATACTCATATATTGCACTGTAGAAAGAATACCTAGAAAAGTTTATAAGCTCGGTTTCAGCGAGTTTCCAATATCAATGACGAATCGATATTTGACATCAGCTTTAACAAGACGGTCCATTGCTGTGTTGACATAATCAATAGGAACAACCTCAATCTCAGGCATTACATTATGTTCTGCTGCAAAATCAATCATTTCTTGAGTTTCCTTTATCCCTCCAATTAAACTTCCAGCAACTATCTTCCTCCCTaacaataatttgaaattaatacaAGTGAGCATCAAAGTCTACATTGTTCCAACCTATGAAATATATTCGTATGCTTACCAGTAAGTAAAGAAAATATAGGAAGCTCTAGAGGCTTTGCTACTGCGCCAACCATTACAAGCTTTCCTTGAGATTTCAATAAACTAATAAGCGGTAACAGAGGATGACTCGCTGAAACTGTGTCAATAATACCATCCAAAGTATCTACTGCAGCCTACAAGATagaaattcaataatattagtaaatgcaattttttaaatgaaaaatatcttAGTTTTTGTTGGGGAGTCCGGGGGAACCCGACGGGCTAAACAAGGATTCATAAAAaacttagacaccacatctcaacccaaaaccttaaggcattagAATTATGAGTCATTCTTCTTATATATCTAATGTAGCCTCCATTCCTAGTtaatgtgggactaaccactcataattgaattccaacagtTTTGTACCTGCATTTGATTTGGGTCACGACTTATGAGAAATGAATCAGCTCCTAAGTGTTGTATAGCTTCCTTTTCTTTGTCTGGAGAAGTACTAATGACAGTGACATAAGCACCAAAAGCTTTGGCAAACTTGACAGCCATGTGACCAAGTCCACCAAGACCAACAACACCAATATGCAAACCAGGTTTGTCGAGTCCAAAATGTCTAAGAGGACTATAAACAGTGATTCCAGCACAGAGGAGTGGAGCAGCAGCTTCAAGTGGTAAGTTATGAGGTATTCGAATCACAAAATGTTGATCTGCAACCATTGAATCAGAGTAACCTCCATATGTGATGGAACCATCACGATACTTGGATCCACAAGTGACTGTATGTTTGGGACAATAATTCTCAAGATTTTCAGAACAATTTTGACAGGACCCACAAGAATCAATTATGTAGCCTACACCTACTTTGTCTCCAACTTTAAACTTTTCTACTTTGCTTCCTACCTCTGTTACTACACCCACAAGTTCATGCCTGTATTATTAAATCAGCAATTATTATATCGTATAAGGtttatatttaaagacaaaAACGAAAGGTTATTAAAATTGGATTACGGGGACTAGACTTGTAAATCAATCCTGAAACTGAATAGCAATTAAGCAGGAAAAAATCGGTAAACTGGATAATTCAAAAACCGTCAAAATTAGTGGTTGAGCCTGTTACAAAAGTTGGATCAGGTTTTCCAATATTCTCctctttatttaaaaatatacttaacaaatttaaactaatttaaaaatgttatttttcattttgggTGAAGTGAGCCTTGCTATCTGTTGAAGCACAACTTTATCACATATGAcgctaatatatataattatttatttgtcataattaaataaaatataaatattatttataaaatatctaaattgaGCAATTTAATTCACTATTgaatagttaaataaaatattataattttggcGCTAATAaagttttaatctttttattttatttgattcatAATCTTGGtctgtttatttttaattctataatttttgactttttattttaactgatttgtaatttaattttttttatttttaatttcacaatttCGATCTTCCTAGTTTAACTGATTCGTAATTTTGatctctctatttttaatttcacaattttaatctctctatttttattgatttgtaattttgatttctctatttttaatttttttaattttaatttttctatttcgtAAAATCgagatattttataaatcttatagatatttatttaaaaatatttttgttataaatattatttaaaaaataattaatgatataaataattttacttattattttttaaaaactgatttcaaaatttattattttaaaaattgttttaagaataatttttaattattatttttattaattcaaatatgtttttaaagTTTTAGGGATCAAAAGTTTTAGTGTCAAATATCTTGATACGTGTCCAAGGAGTGTCAAAGCCACATAAAAGAATTTTATAAACATTTCTTTGAATAGTCGGTCTAACACATGCAAAACACCGATGCAGAGACaaacttaatttataatatagtaCACTTAAATTTATAAGACATTTGGCAGATGCTCAGGTACTAAAATAAAGTgactaaaataaagaaatgcaaAAGTTGGAAGTTGTTGGTCGTAATAATAGTGTATGTGTTTTATTGTTAGTTTTAGTTTTAGCATAGTGTTTCGCACAACTTCCGATGTAGCAGAACAGTGTTAGCTAGTTTTGATAAGACGTGgtgtaatattaattaagtttttagttttatcatataagaaacaataataattaccattattatattaaaaaaatttaataattatcttaCAAAATTGtagaaataaacaaaatataatagatCTCTTTGATTTTCTCTTACTTGTCtcctcaattttttaataattttttttatggtttaatttaatcatttttttctttttcattttcactacccaaatttttaaaataatttaataaaattatatttagtggtgtaaaattatgaatattaaatttgttttatattattactttaaatatcatattaaaaattcaaattaaaataaccaGGCCGAGTCCGAtcaaatctttaaattttgaagaatgtcTACATAGGTAGTTTAAATTAGTTTCCAAAATCATATATTGGAaattatatttagaaataaaagTATTATTGAGAAGGAATTAAAAGCATACCCAGGAACTAGTGGATAGACGGAATTGCCCCATTCATTCTTTGCCATGTGGACGTCAGAGTGGCATATCCCACAATACAACACCTTGAATGCTACATCTTTTTCACCTGTTTCcctaaatgtttttttttaagaacaaTTCATTTAATTAGTAGCCAACAACATCCTATCCAATTCAttgtttgaaaaacaaaaagaaaaattaaactaattattaaacaatatggaaaaaataataaattagaaatatgCATTAAATCATTGAAGTGAACCTTCTAGAGAAATTGAAAGGGGAAAGAAAACCAGAAGAATCTCTAGCTGCCCATCCAAAAGCCTTATGAGGATGCTCTACTACTTCACCTTCTTTT
This region of Cicer arietinum cultivar CDC Frontier isolate Library 1 chromosome 8, Cicar.CDCFrontier_v2.0, whole genome shotgun sequence genomic DNA includes:
- the LOC101510666 gene encoding probable mannitol dehydrogenase, whose protein sequence is MAKEGEVVEHPHKAFGWAARDSSGFLSPFNFSRRETGEKDVAFKVLYCGICHSDVHMAKNEWGNSVYPLVPGHELVGVVTEVGSKVEKFKVGDKVGVGYIIDSCGSCQNCSENLENYCPKHTVTCGSKYRDGSITYGGYSDSMVADQHFVIRIPHNLPLEAAAPLLCAGITVYSPLRHFGLDKPGLHIGVVGLGGLGHMAVKFAKAFGAYVTVISTSPDKEKEAIQHLGADSFLISRDPNQMQAAVDTLDGIIDTVSASHPLLPLISLLKSQGKLVMVGAVAKPLELPIFSLLTGRKIVAGSLIGGIKETQEMIDFAAEHNVMPEIEVVPIDYVNTAMDRLVKADVKYRFVIDIGNSLKPSL